The genomic stretch CCGGATTACCTGATCCAGTTGCGCAATAAAGGCCTGCCACGCCTGGAGCCTGGACACCTGCACAACCCCCTGCTGGCTGTTGCGAATCTGATCCCGGTACTCCTGCTGGTAGCGATTCAGGTTCTGGACCTGTTCGCGCTGCTGCTCCGCTAGCTTCCTGGCCTCTCCCATTCGCTCCAGGGCTTCCTGCTCCTTGCGCTCCTCCAGGGAAAGAACCACTTCCAGACGCCGGGAACGCAGCATCAGGCATCACCTCCGCCGCCAGCTGCCGGATTCGGCACGGCCGACTTACGCCGATCGGGGGAACGACGCTCTGGCACCACCGCCAGCAACTGGTCAACACTTTCCTTCAGTGGTGCACTCTCATTCAGGCCCTGCTGCAGGAACTGGCGCATATTGCCGATGTGAGTGATGGCAAAATCGGTCTCGGGATCGGAACCCTTCACGTAAGCGCCGACAGAGATCAGATCCCGGGCCTGCTGGTACCGTGAGTACACCTGCTTGAATCGCTGGGCCCTGGAAAAATGTTCGGTCTCGGTTACCTGCGGCATCACCCGGCTGATCGACGCTTCCACATCAATGGCGGGATAGTGTCCCTCTTCGGCAAGCCGGCGGGAGAGTACGATGTGGCCATCCAGAATCGCCCGGGCAGCGTCTGCAATCGGATCCTGCTGGTCGTCGCCTTCGGTAAGTACGGTGTAGAACGCCGTGATAGAACCACCTCCGGGGCGACCATTGCCGGTTCGCTCCACCAACTGGGGCAGTTTGGCAAATACCGAGGGCGGGTAGCCTTTGGTCGCCGGCGGCTCACCCACGGCCAGCGCAATTTCCCGCTGGGCCTGGGCGTAACGGGTCAGGGAATCCATCAACAGGAGCACGCGTTTGCCCTGATCCCGGTAATACTCGGCAATCCGGGTGGTCAGCATGGCGGCGCGCAACCGCATCAGTGGCGAATCGTCCGCGGGCGCGGCCACCACCACCGAGCGGGAAAGGCCCTCTTCGCCCAGGATGTCTTCGATAAACTCCTTTACCTCGCGGCCCCGCTCACCAATCAGGCCCACCACGGTGATGTCGGCATCGGTAAAGCGGGTCATCATGCCCAGCAACATACTCTTGCCCACGCCGCTGCCGGCAAACAGACCCAAGCGCTGCCCCTGGCCGACGGTCATCAACGCATTGATCGCCCGTATACCCACATCCATCGACTGCCGCACCGGGGCGCGGTTCAGCGGGTTGATAATATCGCCGGTGAGCGCCACGCGGGCCTCTGCCTGCAAGGGGCCTTTTCCGTCCAGGGGCTCACCACTGCCATCGACCACCCGGCCAAGCAGCTGGGGGCCAACCGGCACCCGGCTTGCGGCAGACAGAGGCACAACCCTGGCACCGGGCTTGAGCCCCTCGATTGCTGTCAGGGGCATCAGATACACTCGGTCGTCCTCAAAGCCCACCACTTCCGCCTCAACATTACCGGTGTTCTGGCCAAAGATGACACAGCGGTCACCGACCACCATGGGGCAGCCGACACATTCGAGGGTAAGGCCCACCATGCGAGTCAGTCGGCCGGAAAGTTCAGGCTCGGGCTCGTTTCCCAGAAAACCCTGAAAGCGGTTGAGGCGATCAGCGAGGCTCGAGGTCATCACCGTCACCTGTATTTTGCGCCGGCTTCGGATCGTCTGAGGAATCCCCGGTCTCCGGGGAATCCAGCACGTCCCGATGGAAACCGGTCAAGTCTTCCATCATGGAGTCCAGTTCCTCGGTTTCCCCGCCCTCACTGTCGCTCATCTGCTGGTCCAGCATGCTCTGCACGGCCCGCTGGAAACGTTTCTCAACCGTGAAATCCACCAGGCTGTGACGGGTTTCCACCTTACAGCCACCGGGCAGGATACTGGCGTCTTCAATGACGGAAGCGGACGCTTCGAGGCGGGCGGTCACCTCGCGAACCATTTCACAGTCTTCCGGGTTTATATGGATGCGGATGTTTTCCGCGGTGGAGGGTAGCGCCTCCATGGCGCGGCGAACCACGTGACGGATCTGGGAGGAGTCGATGGTCAGTTCACGATAGACCACCGCCCGGGCCAGAACCGTGGTCAGGTTGACCAGAGAGGTTTCAAGTTCGTCCTCGTGGCGCTTGATCGGCAGCAGCAACTCACCGAGTAGATGTTCGAGACGGTCAAGCTTGGTGTCGATTTCCTTGCGGGTATCGTCGTAGCCCTGACTTTTGCCTTGCTCCCTGCCCTCTGCCAGGCCGGTTTCCAGCCCATCCTGGTGGCCTTCCTCTTTGCCGGCTTTCAGGCCATCCTGGTAACCCTGTTCCCGGCCCTCGTTATAGCCGTCTTCCCGCGCCGCCTCGCGAATCTCGTCAATGTCGGCGGCGGTGAGGGGTTTGACCTCGCGCTCCTCTTCTCGCGCTACTTCATTGCCACGGGCATCCAGCAGGGGCAGCTCCCACCGTTCATAGGCGGTCAGCTGTTCCTTGGGAATGCGATTGACGTCACGGGTGGAATCTTTCATCACATCATTTCTTCGCCGGCACCGCCGAGGGAGATTTCACCGGCCTCAGCCATACGGCGTGCGATGGTGATAATGTCTTTCTGGGCGGATTCAACTTCGCTGACCTTGACCGGCCCCTTGGCCTCAAGATCATCCTGCAGCAATTCCGCAGCGCGTTTGGACATGTTCTTGAAGATCTTGTTCTGAACCTCCTCGTCGGCGCCCTTGAGGGCCACCACCAGCACTTCCGAGGACACTTCCCGCAACAGCGCCTGGATTCCGCGGTCGTCCACTTCCTTGAGGTTATCGAACACGAACATCAGGTCTTCGATGGTGCTGGCAAGGTCCGGATCCATATCCTTTATGGAATCCATCAGATTGCCTTCGATGCTCCGATCCATGAAGTTCATGATGTCCGCTGCCCGCTTGACCCCGCCAATGCGGCTGGTCTGGGAGGCGGCGCCACCCGAGAACTGCTTCTCCAGGATATCGTTGAGTTCCTGCAAGGCCTGGGGCTGGATACTCTCCAGTGACGCAACACGCATCATCACATCAAGGCGGACCTTCTCATCCAGGGTGCCAAGAATTTCAGCGGCCTGATCCGGATCCAGGTAGGAAATAACAATGGCCTGGATTTGCGGGTGTTCATAGCGAATGATGTCGCCAACGGCCCGGGGCTCCATCCACTTGAGGGTATCGAGGCCGGTGGTATTGCCGCCAATCAGGATGCGATCGATCAGGCTGGATGCCTTGTCGTCGCCGAGCGCCTGGGTGAGCATCGTCCGGATGTACTCGTCATTGCCTACGCCAAGCCCGGTCTGCCCGCCGACGGCATCAACAAACTGGTTCATCACGTAGGTCACTTCGTCCTTGCTGACATCCTTCATCTGGGCCATGGCCACGCCCACACGCTGGACCTCTTTGGGGCCCATGTGCTTGAGGATTTCTGCGGCATCCGCTTCGCCCAGTGACATGAGCAGAATCGCAGCCTGTTCCACACGCGGAATTTTCCGCTGCGGCTTTGACGGCTCACCGCCACCCTGTTGATTGGCTTGCTCAGTCATCGACGTTCACCCACTGGCGCATTACCTGTGCGACCCGCGCCGGGTCTTCGGCAATCAGCCCTTTCAATGCGTTCAGCTGCCTATCATAACCGTCTGTGGCACCCGGCAAAAGCAGATCATCCTGGGCGGACATGGCCTTGCGGAGCTCATCTCCACCCTCGATGTCATCAAGGCCCCCGTAACCACCGCCACTGCCGGAGCCGGAATCCAGGCCGCGTTCCCGCTGGCCACCGCCGGACAGGCTTTTAAGCGTTGGGCGCAGCAGCCCCAGCACGAGCACCAGAATCACCAGGCCTGCGAGCACTTGCTTCATCAGATCCCAGAACCAGGGCTGTTCCCAGAAGGCCGGAGCCTCGAATTCAACGGATTCTTCCTGCGCAAATGCGGTATTCATCACCGTAACACTGTCACCCCGGGCAGCTGAATAGCCCACGGCGTCCCTAACCAGCATGCTGAGCCGCTGCAGCTCCTGCTCCGGCCAGGGCTCGTAGCTGACTTCGCCCGTTTGTGGATCCACTACTTTCATGTCGTCCACCGCCAGAGCCACGGTCACCCGCTTGACTCTGCCCAGCTCCTGACGTCGGTAGCTGACAGTACGATCCATTTCATAATTCCGCGTGGATTCACTTCGCACGTTGACCGGTGCTGGCGCCGCCTGCTCACCATCACCACCGGCAGCCTGCTCTGGCACCGTAGCATTAGCCGGCGGCTGGTTTGCCAGCGCACCGGGAATGCCGCCCTGTGCGCCGGCAGTGCGCCGTTCGGTCAGCTCACGCTCACTGCGCACCGCCTGCTGTTCGGGGTTGAACAATTCCTCTGCCTGCTCCACCGAGGAGAAATCGAGATCCGCCGACACTTCGGCACGATAGCGGCCATCACCCACGATGGGTCCGATGAGAGAGGCAACCCGACGTGTCAGACGCTCCTCGACTTTGGCGGTGTATTCGTATTGGTCCGCCATCTGATCCGCACCGCTCTGACTTTGCTTGCCCGTCAACAGATTGCCGTTTTGATCGACAACGGTTACGTGTTCCTTGCTCATCATGGGAACACTGCCGGCAACCAGATTCACAATAGCGTTGATCTGTTCCTGTTCCGGCCGGCGACCAGCGAAAACTTCAAGAAACACCGAGGCAGAGGGATCACGGGCATCGCGAACAAAGACAGAGCGCTCCGGGATAGCCAGGTGCACACGGGCATTCCGAACGCCACGCATGCTGGCAACGGTGCGGGCAAGCTCACCCTCAAGCCCGCGCCGGTATGAGATGGTTTCCATAAACTGCGACGTGCCGAGACCACGTTCCTGGTCCAGCAGTTCGTAGCCCATGGTTTGACGATCGGTGACACCTTCGGCCGCCAGCTTCAAGCGGGCGTTGTAGACCTGATCCGAGGGAACCAGCAATGCGCCGGTACGCGGATCCATCTTGTAGTCGATACCGTTGCTTTCGAGGATGGTGGTCACATCCTGAGGATTGTAGGATGAAAGATCACCCACCACCGGCTGATAGTTCGGCTCCTGAGCCCAGAGCACGACCGCCAGCCCCAGCGCCACGCTGGCGGCAAGCCCCACCATAAGCCCGATCTGGCGCAACAGGTTGAGCCGGTTGAACCCCATGAACAGGTCGCTACGGCTCTCTGGCGCGTCTCCCTCCCGGGCTGCGGGCATGTTGGAGGCATTGGTTTCTGCAGGTACGCTGGCCATGACTCTGCTCCGTTATCAGATCGGCATGTTCATAATGTCTTCGTAGGCCCGAACCACCCGGTTACGTACCTGGGTCAGCGCTTCGAAGGAGACAGAGGATTTCTGGGCGGCAATCATCACACGGGTGATGTCTACGTTCGGATCGCCCATGTCGTAGGCGGTTCGGAGATCCCCAGCCGTTTTCTGGAGGTCGTTGACGTTGTTCACCGCGTTGCTAAGCATGTCATTGAAGCTGGGCGTCTCCTGGGTTTCCTGAACCTGGCGAGGGCCGTCTATGCGACCACGAACCGATTGATCCTGCTCGACCCGCTGGTTCTGCATCATCTGTGAACGCAGGGACCTTATATCGGACAAAACACTGTTGATGTCGGCACGCTGAACCATAACTCTCTCCTGGCTCCGCCCTCCCAGGGACGGAATTGCTCTTGGGATAATCTCAGCTCCGGTGAAGCAATTGGCAGGCCAAGTAGTTTTTAGATATAAATATCAGAAGGTTACGAATACAAGGACGGAGTCGTGAAAGTTCCATGACGGACTTTTGACGACGGGCAGGGTGCCCCCACCGGCATGGGGAATCGAAGATAAAAAAACGGCACCCCGAGGGGTGCCAATGAAGGAGTTCGTCTTGCAGGGGGTCAGACCAAGGCCATTTCGGCGTCCAGATCGATTCCGGCGTCGCGCATCTGGGCCAGCTTGTACCTGAGCGTGCGGGGGCTGATCCCCAATTGCTCTGCGGCCCTGTTGCGACGCCCACGCTCTTTCCGGAGTGTCTGAATAATAATACGGAATTCCTGCTGCCTCAGATCATCTCCCAGCGAAACCGCGCCCTCCGGCTCGTCACTGCGCAAATGAGAAGGTTCGTCTAGGGGGGAAAAGCCAGAGTCTGAAATATCCGGCTCGCCCGCTGCTGTGTTGGCAACGGTTTCGGTCATCGAAACCGGCGCCGCGCTGCGAAGGTCCGGCCGGCCGGTGATGCCCAGCTCCAGACACAGATCGCCAGAGTGAATGACATTTCCCTGGTGCAGCACCAGCGCTCGCTGGATGGCATTGTCCAGCTCCCGCACATTCCCCGGCCATTGATG from Marinobacter adhaerens HP15 encodes the following:
- the fliE gene encoding flagellar hook-basal body complex protein FliE; amino-acid sequence: MVQRADINSVLSDIRSLRSQMMQNQRVEQDQSVRGRIDGPRQVQETQETPSFNDMLSNAVNNVNDLQKTAGDLRTAYDMGDPNVDITRVMIAAQKSSVSFEALTQVRNRVVRAYEDIMNMPI
- the fliF gene encoding flagellar basal-body MS-ring/collar protein FliF; its protein translation is MASVPAETNASNMPAAREGDAPESRSDLFMGFNRLNLLRQIGLMVGLAASVALGLAVVLWAQEPNYQPVVGDLSSYNPQDVTTILESNGIDYKMDPRTGALLVPSDQVYNARLKLAAEGVTDRQTMGYELLDQERGLGTSQFMETISYRRGLEGELARTVASMRGVRNARVHLAIPERSVFVRDARDPSASVFLEVFAGRRPEQEQINAIVNLVAGSVPMMSKEHVTVVDQNGNLLTGKQSQSGADQMADQYEYTAKVEERLTRRVASLIGPIVGDGRYRAEVSADLDFSSVEQAEELFNPEQQAVRSERELTERRTAGAQGGIPGALANQPPANATVPEQAAGGDGEQAAPAPVNVRSESTRNYEMDRTVSYRRQELGRVKRVTVALAVDDMKVVDPQTGEVSYEPWPEQELQRLSMLVRDAVGYSAARGDSVTVMNTAFAQEESVEFEAPAFWEQPWFWDLMKQVLAGLVILVLVLGLLRPTLKSLSGGGQRERGLDSGSGSGGGYGGLDDIEGGDELRKAMSAQDDLLLPGATDGYDRQLNALKGLIAEDPARVAQVMRQWVNVDD
- the fliJ gene encoding flagellar export protein FliJ, encoding MLRSRRLEVVLSLEERKEQEALERMGEARKLAEQQREQVQNLNRYQQEYRDQIRNSQQGVVQVSRLQAWQAFIAQLDQVIRQQQTQLEQAEKVFEARKKEWQHAWERRRGMEKYIETCRQQEQREQDLREQKLSDEAAGRAFNQRRR
- the fliI gene encoding flagellar protein export ATPase FliI, whose protein sequence is MTSSLADRLNRFQGFLGNEPEPELSGRLTRMVGLTLECVGCPMVVGDRCVIFGQNTGNVEAEVVGFEDDRVYLMPLTAIEGLKPGARVVPLSAASRVPVGPQLLGRVVDGSGEPLDGKGPLQAEARVALTGDIINPLNRAPVRQSMDVGIRAINALMTVGQGQRLGLFAGSGVGKSMLLGMMTRFTDADITVVGLIGERGREVKEFIEDILGEEGLSRSVVVAAPADDSPLMRLRAAMLTTRIAEYYRDQGKRVLLLMDSLTRYAQAQREIALAVGEPPATKGYPPSVFAKLPQLVERTGNGRPGGGSITAFYTVLTEGDDQQDPIADAARAILDGHIVLSRRLAEEGHYPAIDVEASISRVMPQVTETEHFSRAQRFKQVYSRYQQARDLISVGAYVKGSDPETDFAITHIGNMRQFLQQGLNESAPLKESVDQLLAVVPERRSPDRRKSAVPNPAAGGGGDA
- a CDS encoding flagellar assembly protein FliH; the protein is MKDSTRDVNRIPKEQLTAYERWELPLLDARGNEVAREEEREVKPLTAADIDEIREAAREDGYNEGREQGYQDGLKAGKEEGHQDGLETGLAEGREQGKSQGYDDTRKEIDTKLDRLEHLLGELLLPIKRHEDELETSLVNLTTVLARAVVYRELTIDSSQIRHVVRRAMEALPSTAENIRIHINPEDCEMVREVTARLEASASVIEDASILPGGCKVETRHSLVDFTVEKRFQRAVQSMLDQQMSDSEGGETEELDSMMEDLTGFHRDVLDSPETGDSSDDPKPAQNTGDGDDLEPR
- the fliG gene encoding flagellar motor switch protein FliG; this encodes MTEQANQQGGGEPSKPQRKIPRVEQAAILLMSLGEADAAEILKHMGPKEVQRVGVAMAQMKDVSKDEVTYVMNQFVDAVGGQTGLGVGNDEYIRTMLTQALGDDKASSLIDRILIGGNTTGLDTLKWMEPRAVGDIIRYEHPQIQAIVISYLDPDQAAEILGTLDEKVRLDVMMRVASLESIQPQALQELNDILEKQFSGGAASQTSRIGGVKRAADIMNFMDRSIEGNLMDSIKDMDPDLASTIEDLMFVFDNLKEVDDRGIQALLREVSSEVLVVALKGADEEVQNKIFKNMSKRAAELLQDDLEAKGPVKVSEVESAQKDIITIARRMAEAGEISLGGAGEEMM